In Desulfovibrio desulfuricans, the genomic window GACACAGGCAGCATTGTGGCAGAAGGTTCCGCCGCCCATCTGGCAGACACGCCGGAAATCAAGGCAGCCTATCTGGGCGCATAAGCCTGCTCTGGCGTAACTATCAGCAATGACAAAGCCCCCGTTTTTCAACGGGGGCTTTGTGTTTTACCGTAGGCAGTACGGAAGCTATCTGGCAGCAGCGGCAACCATTGCCGCGCCTATGCGGCGGGCCTGTTCCAGGTCTTGCGGAAAATGCGCATCGCGATAAGCGGCTTTTTCCGGCTCGGAGAACCGTTCGCATTTGTACTTGCTATAGTCGTCAAACTGGTAGGTATTGTGCACATGCTGCACCTGCGGTTCGCCAAAAAGGCGACCCACAAAGGTTTCCATGCCCTTGAGGTTCTGAAGGTAACCGTATTGCTCCATTTCTTCGCTGCTCACGTTCATGGGGTAGATAAAGGCCGTGGGCATGCGCTTGGGAGCAAGCGAACTGTAGTCTTTGTCATACACAAAAAAGGGAAACATCAGGCGTTCCAGAAAGCTGCGCATCATGCCCGTGACATTGCCAAAATAGATGGGGCTGCCAAAGATAAGCCCGTCCGCCTGCGAGAGCTTTTCCAGCACCGGGGCCAGATCATCCTTGACTGCGCAATGCCCATAGCTCTTGCCGCCCACCCTTTTGCACGAAAAACAGCTCACGCAACCCTTGTAGTTGAGACCATACAGGTGAATCATCTCGGTTTCGACTGTTTCGCTACAGGGTGCGGCGGCAGCACCGTCCAGAGCAGACTGAAGCAGCTTGGCGGTATTGAACTTTTTTCTCGGGCCACCGTTTATGGCGTAAATTTTCATTATATCCTCCTGTGGGAATTAGTTGATGGCAAGGAACTTCTTGACCACCATGTATACCTGCTCTAAAACTATTTTCGCAAGTACGCATTTTTTTCTTCCCTACTTTTAGCGAGCATACCATGGCAAAATCTCCTTCACGCGCCGCCAGCGGCCTGTATGATGACAAAACTGAATGCCCCATCCTGCACGTTTTCAAGTGCATTGGCGGCAAGTGGAAGCTGCCCGTTCTGTGGCACCTGGCCGAAAAAGACACCATGCGCTACAACGAACTGAAACGCAGCGTGCGGGGCGTCACCAACATGATGCTCACCAAATGCCTGCGCGAGCTGGAAGATTTTGGCCTTGTCCACCGCAGGCAGTACAACGAAATTCCGCCAAAGGTTGAATATTCGCTCACAGAGCGCGGCAAAACACTACTCCCGGC contains:
- a CDS encoding flavodoxin family protein, whose product is MKIYAINGGPRKKFNTAKLLQSALDGAAAAPCSETVETEMIHLYGLNYKGCVSCFSCKRVGGKSYGHCAVKDDLAPVLEKLSQADGLIFGSPIYFGNVTGMMRSFLERLMFPFFVYDKDYSSLAPKRMPTAFIYPMNVSSEEMEQYGYLQNLKGMETFVGRLFGEPQVQHVHNTYQFDDYSKYKCERFSEPEKAAYRDAHFPQDLEQARRIGAAMVAAAAR
- a CDS encoding winged helix-turn-helix transcriptional regulator, whose product is MAKSPSRAASGLYDDKTECPILHVFKCIGGKWKLPVLWHLAEKDTMRYNELKRSVRGVTNMMLTKCLRELEDFGLVHRRQYNEIPPKVEYSLTERGKTLLPALEALYTWGREHLDFEKNAKKLEAEDCGCQPRACPDSLVDGSADTSKGGSAA